Proteins encoded together in one Centropristis striata isolate RG_2023a ecotype Rhode Island chromosome 6, C.striata_1.0, whole genome shotgun sequence window:
- the pclaf gene encoding PCNA-associated factor, whose translation MVRTKADSVPATYRKAVAAAAPRKSLGASSSNSSCSSQASTPAKGKYAGGNPVCPRPTPTWQKGIGDFFGGPPRKPEKENQMPQEVEDNEEAGGSGMSKASRKSRPLPAEDEDDE comes from the exons ATGGTCAGGACGAAAGCCGACAGTGTCCCCGCAACATACAGAAAag cTGTTGCAGCGGCTGCACCCCGGAAGTCTCTGGGTGCCAGTTCATCtaattcctcctgcagcagccagGCATCCACTCCTG CTAAGGGCAAATATGCTGGGGGTAACCCAGTGTGTCCCCGTCCCACACCGACCTGGCAGAAGGGCATCGGGGACTTCTTTGGTGGTCCCCCAAGAAAGCCAGAGAAGGAGAACCAGATGCCCCAGGAGGTAGAGGACAATGAAGAGGCCGGAGGCAGTGGGATGTCAAAGGCCAGCAGGAA GTCCAGACCGCTGCCTGctgaggatgaggatgatgaaTAA